Genomic DNA from Hordeum vulgare subsp. vulgare chromosome 2H, MorexV3_pseudomolecules_assembly, whole genome shotgun sequence:
CTGACGCCGGTGATGCGACACCAACGCCGTCGGTTCCCCCGGATTGAGATTTGTTTTTGTAAATTAGGGACAACACCGAGCTAAGATCATGTCTAATAAagcccttaaacccttaaataaaaagaaataaccgTTTTTTACGAGTTAAAACGAAAAAACAGTAAATAATACACCctctaaacccctaaacccttaAAAAAAAATTACGGATTGAATCTCGGGTTGCCCTTTCAATCTGTAAAAGTGAGGATTGGAGAGGGAAACCCACCTCCAACCCGCACTCCACCGGTCGTTgcgcgggagggaaatttcccctcgCGCTCCCTCCCGTTGCCGCCGCGGCGAGCCATGGAGGCGCCGCCGGACTCCTccgtcgccccggccgccccgCCCGCGTCCTCCCTCCCTCTGCCCGTCGCCCCGCCCCCGGCCTTGGCCTCGGCGACGCCTGCGGCCCCGTCCTCGCTCCCTCCGCCAGCGCCGGAGGTGCCGTCGGTGGTGGCCGCAGCAATGGAGGTGGACGCCGTCGGGGAGAAGCcgtcggagaaggagctcttcCTGGCCACGGAGTCCGGGGCCGCCAGCGTCTTCGCCTCCCTCGCCCCGGCCGACCTCGCCACTGCCCTCTCC
This window encodes:
- the LOC123428932 gene encoding classical arabinogalactan protein 4-like, yielding MEAPPDSSVAPAAPPASSLPLPVAPPPALASATPAAPSSLPPPAPEVPSVVAAAMEVDAVGEKPSEKELFLATESGAASVFASLAPADLATALSLRNEDGRSLVHVAAANGGAPPVGGRAGCIRLGTSGAASWCYACPALSCSPATASWPTTPGLLPA